The DNA window aaatacattttaagaaatccgtgccttttttataatttaatattaaaatagtttaatattcaattatcgcttacttaataacaatttttcacaaaactaaaccattttaatgagtttttaTTCAATTCTTCCTAGAGGCAGAATTAAAGACTCTGTTTTAGTTAGCACTTATTTCACCAGCTACGAAATAATGTCACAACTGCTCAACTTTATTCAAATGCTTTTATATACACATTACTCCaagaaaaacatatttatccGACTCTATAACGTATGTATTctaattttataatagaaTATTGAAATacctttttcttttaatttttgactCTATTGATCAGTGCATTTATATGAAACTAAACCATTTTGAATCAATTTATATGTAAAGTTTTTGTACGAGGCAGTGATTTCTTTACCAGCTTTCAATTATTGACAGAACAAGAAGAATAAAATACTTCAACTCTTTTCTCAAGCTTACTCCTACCTAAGGATCTTATAGATTATATGTGTTCTTAAACCAGTATACCTGAGTTACAGGTGATTAATAACCGAAGGAGTCGAGCACAGTTTTACTATATACGGTTAAATGCAATCTTTCGTTTACACTTACGGATTAACGTCCAGAGTTAAAGATCTTACTGCCAACAAACTGCCGTATCGTTTGGTTACGTTCTTCAGGATAAGAGGGAAGCTATTGTATTGTCTGGTGGTCAAGTAGGCTAATCTCTGCCGGACTGCGCTAACTTCCCTATCCTCGATTCTATGACTTGGGTCTATTTTTTCGTTTCTAATGGATCTGAAAATTGGTAATTAGTCAGCAAAGCATAAAAGGAGGTTTGATCTGAGCATAACTTGAAGGCATAGCTTATTCGACGTGGAACCCAAGCCAGGAGGACCAGAATCAGGTACACCGCACCGCTGATGAGCAGAAACTTAAGGTGCTTAAGGCAGAAGGTACACCTTTTTAAGACTATATCGTGCATGCCACAGAAAAAAGAGTAATGCGGATGGACCAAGAGCATGGTCTCAAGAATAGCATAGCGCGTCTCGTTGCTCTTGGGATGGATGAACAAAGCCAGAACGCCTGAAAGTTGAGTATCGTCAAAATCGTATGCAAAGACAATTAAACTTTGGTTACCTATCATGTTAATGTACAAAATAAGGCTGAACATCCTGCCAGAATCGTTGGACATCAAGCACAGCATGTAGGTGAACGAAATGACGGAAAATCCGAAGGCGAGCAGTAAGAGTGTCACGGGAAAGGGCGATTTGGCTATGATCCCGTTGACCAAGAGCAGCGCCACCACCATGACGATGTAGTAGCAATAGTCCCAGAACAGGTGGGACAGCCAGTAGGTGGTCCGGCTCATCCCGCTGCAAAATTGCTGGTGCTGCACGTTGGTCTGGCGCTCGATGATCGGCAGGGCGGCAAAAATGGTGGTCGCCACGACAAGGTAGTAGAACACGAGCATGGCGCACTCTATGTAGAAGAACTCGCTGATGCCGGACATGGCCTGCAGAACCGAGTCCCGATACGGTTTGTTGAGGATCTCGATATCCAGTTGGGCCAGCTCCTGTCCAACGGCCGCGTACACCATGCCCAATGACAGCGGGGAACCGTGCTCGAGCTTGTTGTTCGACCAGGCGACGATCGAGCCTGCGGTGGCGTTGAAGGTTACGCCGGCCAGAAGCGAATGAATCACCGCCATCTGATTTGACTCCATCTGCTTCAGAAGATAGTCGTCGAGAGGAGTTCCCCTTGTGCTGCGCGCTGAGCCTCCTCTGCTCAGTATGTTCTCCCAATAGCGATGGGCTAAGCTATTATCGTCACCGGGAGATTCGATCACAAACACCGCCTTGGAGTAGAGTCCCAGGTCCGTGACCAGTAGCTCAAAAAGATGATTGTCTAACACAAACAGAAGTAGCGCAAAGCTGATGACCAGCCCGCACACGAAGATCGGAATCATGATGATCAGGCAGTACAGCCTTCGGTGGCGCCACGCGAAGATTCTCTTCCTCTCCATAATGGCCCGCCACTGATTACAGCACTTCACGTTGCCGTCGTCCTCGCGGACGTCGAATGTGGGCAGGAGGTCTGGGAATCGTGAGGGGAAATATAAGTAACGATAAAGTTAAGTAAAGAGGAACGCTGCGGTCCAGTAGCAAAGTCCGTAAAATTAAACTTCattaatctttaaaaatggttgataactatttttaaaaatcatagaAATTATacacaaatagtttttttgcAGAATTATTGTTGTagtcatattaaatttttgaagCCGGGAAAAAGTTTAGGTAGAactactaaaaaaaagaaattggaCATAATCCTTAAACGatggtatttagacaaatcaCGTTAGGAAAGCGTAcaaagtattttgaaataaccTTTCTAACGACATATAGTGCAAGTCTAAAGCTTTAGTAGTTCGCCAGTTAAGGGGTATACATTTTGGGTCTTTAAAGCTGTTTTCCGCCAAACTAGCGAGATTTTCCAGAAATGGAAATAGAGTGtggatacgcacaaaaaaagTCTGAACTGGCAAATGTGCCCACTTcctatattaataaatttcaaacGGGTCTCTTCACAACAATGTGCCGTATGtcaaaagttgaggaatctcaaaatctatctatcttataatttaattcaaaatcgTTGGATCCGTTTTTTAGCATAAtggtaattgtaatttttggcCCATAATTGTAATAACCGTAAACAGTGATATTTAGAGAAATCACGTTTGAAAGACGGTAATAGTATTTTAAAGTACCTATCCAACAACATTtagcacaagcctgtagctttaTAAGTTTACAAGTTAGGTTAAGATTGAGCTTTTTATAGCTGTTCTTCGCCAAACTTAGCTATTTTTTTCgaaagtggtagaactaatgtttcttatattgagctgttgaACATCGTCTAAAATTTCTGGGATCCTAAAACATCATAGTAGTAATTTCTCATTTGAGAAGTCTCCCACAATCTTGTTTTGTCTAGGTATGCAATCCctttagtttttgcaatacctttcaATTGATGTATCACTCGTAACCTTCGGTCGGTTACTgtagatttttatttcttcgtgtatatatTGGCGAATGCCTTCTACACCACGTGTGAcggacagatttaagcgttaaGGCCGTTTGTGGACGttagagtgggagtggcaccctgctgaaacaaacttacACTGCGCAGAAAGCCCAGGAAGCTGCATGCCAGGTCTGACTCTTccagcttttatagtttccgagatacggacggacaaacggacaggGCTAGATCTACTCGGCaggaatatttatactttttggggtGGAAACGTTTCTTTCTGccttttacatactttccgaggaatctagtatacccttttactctaataataatattattattataataatattaagaaaGCAAAGGTTATTGTATACCTTCAGTGTACTGCTTATTCATTAACTTTGCTTTATAACATTTATATCAGTTAACCGCTTAACTAAATAGATTTCAGGTCAGAGAACGCACATGAGTTTCGAGTTAAAATGATAGCAGGTAAATCGTATTGCACTTACTAAGCAGGGATGATATGGGCGACGGGCGTGACGTCATGTTCACCGAGTTGTCCCGGTCCCAGGCCTCCCGCACTTCCTCTCCAATCCGCAGAAAGACACTGCCTAGTGTGGGGGCACACAAGCTAAACTCCTGGAGCAACAGATCTGGCAGGGCGTCCTCCAGCTCCAGTAACAGAACCGGGAACTGCTGCACGTACTTGGTGGGCAGTTCGTAGGACACGTAGATACCGTACTCCTCATGTAGCCTGATGTCGGGAAAGCGTATCTGCAGAAAGTGCGTCACCGCTGCCACAAAGCAGGCGTCCAACTTGGTGCAGATCAGAAGGTAGGAGGAGCCAGTGTCGGCCACCTGAGTGAGGAAACCGGTGGTGCCAAAGCCGATAACCTGGCCGTCGCACAGGATGACAATCTCGTCCGCCACCACCTCGGCCTCGTGCGTGTTGTGCGTGGCCATGATGATGCAGCGCCCCCTACGTTCCCGGCGCAGCAGGTTCCACATTTCGTTCCGCAGCAGAGGGTCCAGACTGGTGCCTGGCTCGTCCAAAAGGAGGATCTACAATAGAGGAGACTTACACAGGGTTCTCGGGAGCCGAATGCCAACCTTCGAGTTGCCGCACAGGTTGCAGCACAGCATGAGCATTCGCTTCATGCCGCTGGGGAGATCCTTCACCTTCGTGTCTGCAAATTCCTGCATATTGCCGGCCTCTAGATATCTGTCCGCCTCGGCAGAAGCCTCTTTCCGGTTCATTCCCTTCAGCCGGCAGAAGAACTTGAGGTGCCACCTGGCTTTGACCTTTTCGAAAAGCACATTGTGCTGCGGGCAGATGCACATCGACTGACGCGCCCTTTTCGACTTGGAGGCCAGGTTATATCCGTTGATGGCCACTTCGCCGGAGGTGGGCCTCACGAATCCGGCCAGGAGCATGAGAATAGTCGTCTTGCCCGAATCATTGTGTCCCAGAATCACTGTGATTTCATCCTGGTAAAAACTAAGATTGACATCGGTAACCACAGAGCGTTCGTTGTAGACCTTTGTCAGGCTACTGGTTTGGACAATCAACGCACGATCCCTCGTCTCGTCCTCCCCCTGCCCTTCAAGATCACGTTCAGTGGTTCGCCGCCGCTCCCTTCGCGGGCACCAGAAGGATGGCTGGATCGGAAAGTACCACTTATTGGTCTGGTTACTCTTCAGGTGCTCCATGTAAACCAGGACTATCAGGCGACCCACGCCGCCGAGCAACATGAACACAAGGATGGGACCCAAGTTTATAAATTCTTCTTTCCAATCGGTCTTCTCGAAGAGTCTGCTCCAATGCATTCCCACGTGGAGGTTCTCGCTTTTTATGAACTCTTGCAGTCCCAAGGCCAACGAGCTGTTTAGGAAGAGGCAGACGAGTAGAGTCCCTGGTACAGTGGGCCTATAGCCCATAATCAAAAGACGCCACGGCAGGCAGCCCACTAAGTGCACGATCAGGATGGCCACCTGCACCCCGACAGTGTCCGAGAAGAAGGATGAGATCATAAAGGCCGAGCACAAGACCTGGAAGTTGTAGACCAGAAGAAAAAACATCACCAGAGTCCAGTCGCTCAGCGGATAGTAGCGCCACTTCAGCAGGAGAATCATAAGCACGGTGGGAATGGACAACAGGAGGAAGGCCACCAGAAACCAGGACAGCCAGTAGATCCACGCTCTGACGCCCAGAAGCTGCAACATGGCCCTCAGTTGCTCCCGCCTCTCCATTACAATCATCTAAAAAATACTAATCAGCTACCATACACGTGATCGGGCTTAGTGGGGATACTTGGGCAAGATATGCGGCGGATATGGTGAAGGGCAGGAGGAGGACACCAGTCAAAGACATCCTGCTGTCCATGAACGTGCTCTCCAAGTGCTTTGGGTCTGGGTAGGGACGCACGATAACTTCGGGCAGGATGGCGTTTTCATTTTTGGCCCGGATCAACGCTTCGCTCAGTTTGGCCTGCACAACTAGAAACCCCTCCTCCTGGTAGTAATCAGTGTCCAGGTCAGAGTGCTTAAAGACCGCTCTGTCGTCCCAAGTCAGCTTGTAATTCGTTCGGAAGTGAAGTGGAAAGCGCAAGGCCACCTTGACTCTACCCGGAAGGACCTTAATTTGGCTGAAGGCGTCCTCAAACTCAATGCCCACGTAGCCATATGAACCTTTTTCTATTAGAGCACTATTTAGTTGAACGGCGCTGGAAAAGGCCTCGCTACCTTTGGCTTTCAGATCGCGGACCACATCTTCGATGACTCCCGCTACAACCAGATTCTTAGGCGAGTAGAAAATGTACCTGGTTCAGAGGGTGTGTCAGGGTTGCCTGGATTATTGTGGCAGTCTGTCGGTGACTTATACATACGGCACTTCGCTTATGGTGATATTGACGGGCGGGTGCTTCACCGCAGAGTCTGCCAGCGGCTCCCGGAACAGAGCCGTGGCCGCATAGACGAGGAAAACAACGATGGGCCCCACAATGATGATCACGCTGGTCAGCGTATTGGACAGCTGAAAACGAGCAGTCTTGCAAATGATCAGCCACAACATGCAGATGCTACTCTGCGGCTTTGCCGGCGGGGGGGCACCGGACATTTTGGAACTATTTCGATGACGCCAGCACGTTACACATTAGAAATATAACAAACTTCACGTATACTCCGCACTAAAACGTTCCGGCTTCcgtgttttcttttattttgtggttGATGTGAAAATTAAAGTAGATCGGAAATCCGGCAGGGAACGTAGCAGCTTACTTCTTCTTGGACACACCGACGGTGCGACCGCGGCGACCGGTGGTCTTGGTGTGCTGGCCACGCACACGCAGGCCCCAGTAGTGACGCAGACCACGGTGGGAGCGGATCTTCTTCAGACGCTCCAGATCGTCACGCAGCTTGGAGTCCAAGTTGGAGGAGGTCAGCTGCCAGTACTTGCCGTCGATGATGTCCTTCTGCCTGTTGAGGAACCAGTTGGGCACCTTGTACTGCAGGGGGTTGGAGATGATGGTGACCACCTTGTCGACCTGTGAGCACGGGTGGAGAGCGGGATTAGTGGGTGAGCCGGGACTA is part of the Drosophila biarmipes strain raj3 chromosome 2R, RU_DBia_V1.1, whole genome shotgun sequence genome and encodes:
- the LOC108029590 gene encoding phospholipid-transporting ATPase ABCA1, which gives rise to MSGAPPPAKPQSSICMLWLIICKTARFQLSNTLTSVIIIVGPIVVFLVYAATALFREPLADSAVKHPPVNITISEVPYIFYSPKNLVVAGVIEDVVRDLKAKGSEAFSSAVQLNSALIEKGSYGYVGIEFEDAFSQIKVLPGRVKVALRFPLHFRTNYKLTWDDRAVFKHSDLDTDYYQEEGFLVVQAKLSEALIRAKNENAILPEVIVRPYPDPKHLESTFMDSRMSLTGVLLLPFTISAAYLAQMIVMERREQLRAMLQLLGVRAWIYWLSWFLVAFLLLSIPTVLMILLLKWRYYPLSDWTLVMFFLLVYNFQVLCSAFMISSFFSDTVGVQVAILIVHLVGCLPWRLLIMGYRPTVPGTLLVCLFLNSSLALGLQEFIKSENLHVGMHWSRLFEKTDWKEEFINLGPILVFMLLGGVGRLIVLVYMEHLKSNQTNKWYFPIQPSFWCPRRERRRTTERDLEGQGEDETRDRALIVQTSSLTKVYNERSVVTDVNLSFYQDEITVILGHNDSGKTTILMLLAGFVRPTSGEVAINGYNLASKSKRARQSMCICPQHNVLFEKVKARWHLKFFCRLKGMNRKEASAEADRYLEAGNMQEFADTKVKDLPSGMKRMLMLCCNLCGNSKILLLDEPGTSLDPLLRNEMWNLLRRERRGRCIIMATHNTHEAEVVADEIVILCDGQVIGFGTTGFLTQVADTGSSYLLICTKLDACFVAAVTHFLQIRFPDIRLHEEYGIYVSYELPTKYVQQFPVLLLELEDALPDLLLQEFSLCAPTLGSVFLRIGEEVREAWDRDNSVNMTSRPSPISSLLNLLPTFDVREDDGNVKCCNQWRAIMERKRIFAWRHRRLYCLIIMIPIFVCGLVISFALLLFVLDNHLFELLVTDLGLYSKAVFVIESPGDDNSLAHRYWENILSRGGSARSTRGTPLDDYLLKQMESNQMAVIHSLLAGVTFNATAGSIVAWSNNKLEHGSPLSLGMVYAAVGQELAQLDIEILNKPYRDSVLQAMSGISEFFYIECAMLVFYYLVVATTIFAALPIIERQTNVQHQQFCSGMSRTTYWLSHLFWDYCYYIVMVVALLLVNGIIAKSPFPVTLLLLAFGFSVISFTYMLCLMSNDSGRMFSLILYINMIGVLALFIHPKSNETRYAILETMLLVHPHYSFFCGMHDIVLKRCTFCLKHLKFLLISGAVYLILVLLAWVPRRISYAFKSIRNEKIDPSHRIEDREVSAVRQRLAYLTTRQYNSFPLILKNVTKRYGSLLAVRSLTLDVNPFECVGLLGRNGAGKSSTFYMIVGMQSITVGSIHIVGFSLKSRPKEGLRHVGFCPREEMLSSYMTGREALHFCCLINGIRREHINRLVESMGECFKLVRYMDKRISTYSNGTKRKLMIAMATLAPTLMCLDEPTAGVDMHAKYEIWKVLEGIRQGGRAILLTTHSMEECEFLCTNVGIMDHGSLLCYGSLARLKHRFNKGIFVKVKMGTQAEMDVAAEVYGRITMMPSSDSELGSTRGSRRMSLAHLVRHHKPTMEAVRNAEYSRSQVNTASSELDNPENYDLLLQKLEQVFMKDHPYSTVSAKYPYRGMITFCIPNGKVRWSALFLYMENLKNTMQILYYSVSQTTFEDVFMEFVRKHNEEEQVPE
- the LOC108029594 gene encoding 40S ribosomal protein S18, which translates into the protein MSLVIPEKFQHILRIMNTNIDGKRKVGIAMTAIKGVGRRYSNIVLKKADVDLTKRAGECTEEEVDKVVTIISNPLQYKVPNWFLNRQKDIIDGKYWQLTSSNLDSKLRDDLERLKKIRSHRGLRHYWGLRVRGQHTKTTGRRGRTVGVSKKK